A genomic stretch from Heliangelus exortis chromosome 16, bHelExo1.hap1, whole genome shotgun sequence includes:
- the ZNF335 gene encoding zinc finger protein 335 isoform X10, whose protein sequence is MEENAVESSSDAAPLAAQEEPSESGLGVGSSEAVSADSSDSAAAPGPLSRPDDSGVGQSSDSSGVSLEEVSESSSSTDAVPRIYLPDSSSIAQSTLVSSVSTVSQSIMVSESPQVLVHSSVITDGATIVSDSTASTSSDLSSAIDKIIESTIGPDVIQRCIAVTSAEDGGAETTQYLILQGPDDGAPMVSQMATSALASSLAIEAVADGPTSTCLDQPGPSDPLEQSEALQLPAQPDQPREADGGEELEQPDMETLEEMMEVVVVQQFKCKMCQYKSVSKKTLINHMKERHFHPVGSALAVKKGRSRKGGSAPKAAEEEVAEEEEEEDDIMDAGAIDDPEEDSDYNPAEDEPRGRLPKLSRTVPTSSEERPRRRPGRPRKAPRLEDAPQDTPEGGEVEPLVTSQSTPSCELHSLEAASSSGLENGTSESLAEPSISQSDSENKDPSSNMGPEEADTPPRRRGRPSRRFLGKKYRKYYYKSPKPLMRPFLCRICGSRFLTHDDLRFHVNSHEANDPQLFKCLQCSYRSRRWSSLKEHMFNHVGSKPYKCEECSYTSVYKKDVIRHSTVHSRDRKKRADPPKKLNSFPCPVCNRIYPMQKRLTQHMKTHSTEKPHMCDKCGKSFKKRYTFKMHLLTHIQAIANRRFKCEFCDYVCEDKKVLLNHQLSHMNDKPYKCSFCKYSTFREDFLVSHMAIKHTGGKPFACEFCHFTTKHKKNLRLHVHCRHPESFEEWAQRHPEEPPCRRRPFFTLQQIEELKQQHSQVQAPAEPEAAPPVPLGPDTFHTVQAVPGAEPPVLSQDTLEGATIIYEQDAAGSAELATQTALDLLLNMSSQRELATGSLQVAVVKPGEAGEAQGPCVAQEEGTEVVSEEQQQQKLVTLHVAEPGETLVQEAYEEAALGGSELQQITIPFGGTTEYSIITPISEEIPAPSTLYSSEEESPVETSHAVVVSEAVMAEETLKDHSNHYIMSSGAPRSQFHQEEPLSGDVVLPVSAEGQEGQPTSIKWPLVQCVTRQLQKDSSLSPASEGQEVSSPKVKWPALQGVAKKLSCKVSTTKKLSCKISTAKKFSCKICTAMFTGRAEMESHKRAHIGPSTFKCPDCPFTAALWPEVRSHMVQHASLRPHKCSHCSFASKNKKDLRRHTLTHTNEKPFACQVCGQRFNRNGHLKFHMQRLHSSEVKRPPVPAAAAPQTIILNSDEDTLATLQTALQAGQAVLAPERLQQALGQEHIIVAQEQSVTSQEEAAYIQEITTADGQTVQHLVTSDNQVQYIIAQDGVQHLLPHEYVVVPEGHHIQVQDGQITHIQYEQGSQFLPEQQIQYMPVSPEQQLVTQAQLEAAAHSAVSAVADAAMAQAQGVFTAEATAEQIQHLQQGIHYDVITLAE, encoded by the exons ATGGAGGAGAATGCGGTGGAGAGCAGCAGCGACGCGGCCCCGCTGGCGGCGCAGGAGGAGCCCTCCGAGAGTGGCCTGGGCGTCGGGAGCTCGGAGGCGGTCTCGGCAGACAGCAGCGACAGCGCCGCGGCCCCCGGGCCTCTCTCCCGGCCCGATGACTCCGGCGTGGGCCAGAGCTCCGACAGCAGCGGGGTCTCCTTG GAAGAGGTGTcggagagcagctccagcaccgATGCTGTTCCCAGGATTTATCTGCCAGATTCATCCTCCATCGCCCAGTCCACCTTGGTCTCCAGTGTCTCCACTGTGAGCCAGTCCATCATGGTGTCAGAGTCCCCACAAGTCCTGGTCCACTCCAGCGTCATCACTGATGGAGCCACCATTGTGTCAGACTCCACTGCCTCCACATCCTCAGACCTCAGCTCTGCCATTGACAAAATCATCGAGTCCACCATCGGGCCTGACGTCATCCAGA GGTGCATTGCTGTGACCAGCGCAGAGGATGGAGGGGCAGAGACCACTCAGTACCTCATTCTGCAGGGCCCTGATGATG GAGCCCCCATGGTGTCCCAGATGGCCACCTCTGCCCTGGCCAGTAGCTTGGCAATAGAAGCTGTTGCTGATGGACCAACCTCCACCTGCCTCGACCAGCCTGGCCCTTCTGACCCTCTTGAGCAGTCAGaagccctgcagctgcctgcacagcctGACCAGCCCCGGGAGGCTGATggtggagaggagctggagcagccagaCATGGAGACTCTGGAGGAGAtgatggaggtggtggtggtgcagcaGTTCAAGTGCAAGATGTGTCAGTACAAGAGTGTCTCCAAGAAAACACTCATCAACCACATGAAGGAGCGGCACTTCCATCCAG TGGGCTCAGCTCTGGCTGTGAAGAAAGGTCGTTCCCGAAAGGGAGGATCTGCTCCTAAGGCTGcggaggaggaggtggcagaggaggaggaggaggaggatgataTCATGGATGCTGGTGCTATTGATGACCCTGAAG AGGACAGTGACTACAACCCAGCTGAGGATGAGCCCCGAGGGCGCCTGCCCAAGCTCAGCCGCACGGTCCCCACCTCCAGCGAGGAGAGACCCCGGCGGCGCCCAGGGAGACCCCGCAAGGCTCCTCGTCTGGAGGATGCACCCCAAGACACGCCGGAGG gaggggaggtggAGCCCTTGGTGACATCCCAGAGCACACCCAGCTGCGAGCTGCACAGCTTGGAAGCAGCCAGTTCCTCTGGCCTGGAGAACGGGACCAGCGAGAGCCTGGCAGAGCCCAGCATCAGCCAGTCTGACTCTGAGAACAAGGACCCCTCCTCCAACATGGGCCCCGAGGAGGCAGACACCCCCCCCAGGAGGCGCGGGCGGCCCTCCCGCCGCTTCCTGGGCAAGAAATACCGCAA gTACTACTACAAGTCTCCCAAGCCCCTCATGAGGCCCTTCCTGTGCCGCATCTGTGGGTCACGGTTCCTCACCCACGATGATCTGCGCTTCCACGTCAACTCCCACGAGGCCAACGACCCCCAGCTCTTCAAGTGCCTGCAGTGCAGCTACCGCTCCCGCCGATGGTCTTCGCTCAAG GAACACATGTTCAACCATGTGGGCAGCAAGCCCTACAAGTGTGAGGAGTGCAGTTACACCAGTGTGTACAAGAAAGATGTCATCCGACACTCCACAGTACACAGCCGGGACAG gAAGAAGCGTGCTGATCCG CCCAAAAAGCTGAACTCCTTCCCCTGCCCCGTCTGCAACCGTATCTACCCCATGCAGAAGAGGCTGACACAGCACATGAAGACGCACAGCACAGAGAAACCACACATGTGTGACAAG TGTGGGAAGTCCTTTAAGAAACGCTACACCTTCAAGATGCACCTGCTGACCCACATCCAGGCCATTGCCAACCGCAG GTTCAAGTGTGAGTTCTGTGATTATGTCTGCGAGGACAAAAAGGTGCTGCTGAACCACCAGCTGTCACACATGAACGACAAGCCCTACAAGTGCAGCTTCTGCAAGTATTCCACCTTCCGTGAGGATTTCCTGGTCTCCCACATGGCTATCAAGCACACAG GAGGGAAGCCCTTTGCTTGTGAGTTCTGCCACTTCACCACCAAGCACAAGAAGAACCTGCGGCTCCACGTGCACTGCCGGCACCCCGAATCCTTTGAGGAGTGGGCTCAGAGGCACCCCGAGGAGCCACCCTGCCGTCGCCGACCCTTCTTCACACTGCAGCAAATCGaggagctgaagcagcagcacagccaggtgCAGGCCCCAGCTGAGCCAGAGGCTGCTCCCCCA GTGCCTCTCGGCCCCGACACCTTCCACACAGTGCAGGCTGTCCCAGGAGCTGAGCCCCCTGTCCTCTCACAGGATACCCTGGAAGGGGCCACCATCATTTATGAACAAG ATGCAGCTGGGTCAGCAGAACTGGCCACGCAGACTGCCCTGGACCTGCTGCTGAACATGAGCAGTCAGCGGGAGCTGGCCACGGGCTCACTGCAG GTGGCCGTGGTGAAGCCAGGGGAGGCGGGGGAGGCACAGGGCCCCTGTGTGGCGCAAGAGGAGGGCACAGAGGTGGtctctgaggagcagcagcagcagaagttgGTGACACTGCACgtggcagagccaggggagaCGCTGGTGCAGGAGGCATATGaggaggcagctctgggtggctcagagctgcagcagatcACCATCCCCTTCGGTGGGACAACAGAGTACAGCATCATCACCCCCATCAGTGAGGAGatcccagcccccagcacacTGTACAG cagtgaggaggagaGCCCCGTGGAGACCTCCCATGCTGTTGTGGTGAGCGAAGCTGTGATGGCTGAGGAGACTCTGAAGGACCACAGCAACCACTACATCATGTCATCTGGTGCCCCAAGGAGCCAGTTCCATCAGGAGGAG CCCCTCAGCGGGGACGTGGTCCTGCCCGTGtctgcagagggacaggagggacagcCCACCAGCATCAAGTGGCCCTTGGTGCAGTGTGTCACCAGGCAGCTCCAGAAGGACTCGTCTTTATCCCCAGCCTCTGAGGGGCAGGAAGTCTCATCCCCAAAGGTCAAGTGGCCTGCACTCCAAGGCGTGGCCAAGAAGCTTTCGTGCAAGGTTTCCACAACCAAGAAGCTCTCATGCAAGATTTCCACAGCCAAAAAGTTTTCCTGCAAGATTTGCACAGCCATGTTCACAGGGAGGGCAGAAATGGAGAGTCACAAGAGAGCCCACATTGGGCCCAGCACTTTCAAATGTCCCGACTGCCCCTTCACCGCAGCGCTCTGGCCGGAGGTCCGG agcCACATGGTCCAGCATGCCAGCCTGCGGCCACACAAATGCAGCCACTGTAGCTTTGCCTCCAAGAACAAGAAGGACCTGCGCAGGCACACACTGACCCACACCAACGAGAAGCCCTTCGCCTGCCAGGTCTGTGGGCAGAG gTTCAACCGTAATGGGCACCTCAAGTTCCACATGCAGCGTTTGCACAGCTCGGAGGTGAAGAGGCCACCAGTGCCTGCGGCTGCTGCCCCCCAGACCATCATTCTGAATAGTGATGAGGACACACTGGCCACTCTGCAGA cagctctgcaggctgggcaggcagtgctggctcCTGAGCGGCTTCAGCAGGCCCTGGGGCAGGAGCACATCATTGTGGCACAGGAGCAGAGTGTCACCAGCCAG GAGGAGGCTGCCTACATCCAGGAGATCACGACAGCCGATGGACAGACAGTGCAGCACTTGGTGACCTCTGACAACCAG GTTCAGTACATCATTGCCCAGGATGGCGTCCAGCACTTGCTTCCCCACGAGTACGTTGTTGTCCCAGAGGGACATCACATCCAG GTACAGGATGGTCAGATCACCCACATCCAGTACGAGCAGGGAAGCCAGTtcctcccagagcagcag atcCAATACATGCCCGTCTCACCCGAGCAGCAGCTGGTCAcccaggcacagctggaggcagctgcaCACTCGGCtgtctcag cagtGGCCGATGCTGCCATGGCCCAGGCCCAGGGCGTGTTTACTGCCGAggccacagcagagcagatccAGCATTTGCAGCAGGGAATCCACTACGATGTCATCACACTGGCAGAATAG
- the ZNF335 gene encoding zinc finger protein 335 isoform X12 codes for MEENAVESSSDAAPLAAQEEPSESGLGVGSSEAVSADSSDSAAAPGPLSRPDDSGVGQSSDSSGVSLEEVSESSSSTDAVPRIYLPDSSSIAQSTLVSSVSTVSQSIMVSESPQVLVHSSVITDGATIVSDSTASTSSDLSSAIDKIIESTIGPDVIQRCIAVTSAEDGGAETTQYLILQGPDDGAPMVSQMATSALASSLAIEAVADGPTSTCLDQPGPSDPLEQSEALQLPAQPDQPREADGGEELEQPDMETLEEMMEVVVVQQFKCKMCQYKSVSKKTLINHMKERHFHPVGSALAVKKGRSRKGGSAPKAAEEEVAEEEEEEDDIMDAGAIDDPEEDSDYNPAEDEPRGRLPKLSRTVPTSSEERPRRRPGRPRKAPRLEDAPQDTPEGGEVEPLVTSQSTPSCELHSLEAASSSGLENGTSESLAEPSISQSDSENKDPSSNMGPEEADTPPRRRGRPSRRFLGKKYRKYYYKSPKPLMRPFLCRICGSRFLTHDDLRFHVNSHEANDPQLFKCLQCSYRSRRWSSLKEHMFNHVGSKPYKCEECSYTSVYKKDVIRHSTVHSRDRKKRADPPKKLNSFPCPVCNRIYPMQKRLTQHMKTHSTEKPHMCDKCGKSFKKRYTFKMHLLTHIQAIANRRFKCEFCDYVCEDKKVLLNHQLSHMNDKPYKCSFCKYSTFREDFLVSHMAIKHTGGKPFACEFCHFTTKHKKNLRLHVHCRHPESFEEWAQRHPEEPPCRRRPFFTLQQIEELKQQHSQVQAPAEPEAAPPVPLGPDTFHTVQAVPGAEPPVLSQDTLEGATIIYEQDAAGSAELATQTALDLLLNMSSQRELATGSLQVAVVKPGEAGEAQGPCVAQEEGTEVVSEEQQQQKLVTLHVAEPGETLVQEAYEEAALGGSELQQITIPFGGTTEYSIITPISEEIPAPSTLYSEEESPVETSHAVVVSEAVMAEETLKDHSNHYIMSSGAPRSQFHQEEPLSGDVVLPVSAEGQEGQPTSIKWPLVQCVTRQLQKDSSLSPASEGQEVSSPKVKWPALQGVAKKLSCKVSTTKKLSCKISTAKKFSCKICTAMFTGRAEMESHKRAHIGPSTFKCPDCPFTAALWPEVRSHMVQHASLRPHKCSHCSFASKNKKDLRRHTLTHTNEKPFACQVCGQRFNRNGHLKFHMQRLHSSEVKRPPVPAAAAPQTIILNSDEDTLATLQTLQAGQAVLAPERLQQALGQEHIIVAQEQSVTSQEEAAYIQEITTADGQTVQHLVTSDNQVQYIIAQDGVQHLLPHEYVVVPEGHHIQVQDGQITHIQYEQGSQFLPEQQIQYMPVSPEQQLVTQAQLEAAAHSAVSAVADAAMAQAQGVFTAEATAEQIQHLQQGIHYDVITLAE; via the exons ATGGAGGAGAATGCGGTGGAGAGCAGCAGCGACGCGGCCCCGCTGGCGGCGCAGGAGGAGCCCTCCGAGAGTGGCCTGGGCGTCGGGAGCTCGGAGGCGGTCTCGGCAGACAGCAGCGACAGCGCCGCGGCCCCCGGGCCTCTCTCCCGGCCCGATGACTCCGGCGTGGGCCAGAGCTCCGACAGCAGCGGGGTCTCCTTG GAAGAGGTGTcggagagcagctccagcaccgATGCTGTTCCCAGGATTTATCTGCCAGATTCATCCTCCATCGCCCAGTCCACCTTGGTCTCCAGTGTCTCCACTGTGAGCCAGTCCATCATGGTGTCAGAGTCCCCACAAGTCCTGGTCCACTCCAGCGTCATCACTGATGGAGCCACCATTGTGTCAGACTCCACTGCCTCCACATCCTCAGACCTCAGCTCTGCCATTGACAAAATCATCGAGTCCACCATCGGGCCTGACGTCATCCAGA GGTGCATTGCTGTGACCAGCGCAGAGGATGGAGGGGCAGAGACCACTCAGTACCTCATTCTGCAGGGCCCTGATGATG GAGCCCCCATGGTGTCCCAGATGGCCACCTCTGCCCTGGCCAGTAGCTTGGCAATAGAAGCTGTTGCTGATGGACCAACCTCCACCTGCCTCGACCAGCCTGGCCCTTCTGACCCTCTTGAGCAGTCAGaagccctgcagctgcctgcacagcctGACCAGCCCCGGGAGGCTGATggtggagaggagctggagcagccagaCATGGAGACTCTGGAGGAGAtgatggaggtggtggtggtgcagcaGTTCAAGTGCAAGATGTGTCAGTACAAGAGTGTCTCCAAGAAAACACTCATCAACCACATGAAGGAGCGGCACTTCCATCCAG TGGGCTCAGCTCTGGCTGTGAAGAAAGGTCGTTCCCGAAAGGGAGGATCTGCTCCTAAGGCTGcggaggaggaggtggcagaggaggaggaggaggaggatgataTCATGGATGCTGGTGCTATTGATGACCCTGAAG AGGACAGTGACTACAACCCAGCTGAGGATGAGCCCCGAGGGCGCCTGCCCAAGCTCAGCCGCACGGTCCCCACCTCCAGCGAGGAGAGACCCCGGCGGCGCCCAGGGAGACCCCGCAAGGCTCCTCGTCTGGAGGATGCACCCCAAGACACGCCGGAGG gaggggaggtggAGCCCTTGGTGACATCCCAGAGCACACCCAGCTGCGAGCTGCACAGCTTGGAAGCAGCCAGTTCCTCTGGCCTGGAGAACGGGACCAGCGAGAGCCTGGCAGAGCCCAGCATCAGCCAGTCTGACTCTGAGAACAAGGACCCCTCCTCCAACATGGGCCCCGAGGAGGCAGACACCCCCCCCAGGAGGCGCGGGCGGCCCTCCCGCCGCTTCCTGGGCAAGAAATACCGCAA gTACTACTACAAGTCTCCCAAGCCCCTCATGAGGCCCTTCCTGTGCCGCATCTGTGGGTCACGGTTCCTCACCCACGATGATCTGCGCTTCCACGTCAACTCCCACGAGGCCAACGACCCCCAGCTCTTCAAGTGCCTGCAGTGCAGCTACCGCTCCCGCCGATGGTCTTCGCTCAAG GAACACATGTTCAACCATGTGGGCAGCAAGCCCTACAAGTGTGAGGAGTGCAGTTACACCAGTGTGTACAAGAAAGATGTCATCCGACACTCCACAGTACACAGCCGGGACAG gAAGAAGCGTGCTGATCCG CCCAAAAAGCTGAACTCCTTCCCCTGCCCCGTCTGCAACCGTATCTACCCCATGCAGAAGAGGCTGACACAGCACATGAAGACGCACAGCACAGAGAAACCACACATGTGTGACAAG TGTGGGAAGTCCTTTAAGAAACGCTACACCTTCAAGATGCACCTGCTGACCCACATCCAGGCCATTGCCAACCGCAG GTTCAAGTGTGAGTTCTGTGATTATGTCTGCGAGGACAAAAAGGTGCTGCTGAACCACCAGCTGTCACACATGAACGACAAGCCCTACAAGTGCAGCTTCTGCAAGTATTCCACCTTCCGTGAGGATTTCCTGGTCTCCCACATGGCTATCAAGCACACAG GAGGGAAGCCCTTTGCTTGTGAGTTCTGCCACTTCACCACCAAGCACAAGAAGAACCTGCGGCTCCACGTGCACTGCCGGCACCCCGAATCCTTTGAGGAGTGGGCTCAGAGGCACCCCGAGGAGCCACCCTGCCGTCGCCGACCCTTCTTCACACTGCAGCAAATCGaggagctgaagcagcagcacagccaggtgCAGGCCCCAGCTGAGCCAGAGGCTGCTCCCCCA GTGCCTCTCGGCCCCGACACCTTCCACACAGTGCAGGCTGTCCCAGGAGCTGAGCCCCCTGTCCTCTCACAGGATACCCTGGAAGGGGCCACCATCATTTATGAACAAG ATGCAGCTGGGTCAGCAGAACTGGCCACGCAGACTGCCCTGGACCTGCTGCTGAACATGAGCAGTCAGCGGGAGCTGGCCACGGGCTCACTGCAG GTGGCCGTGGTGAAGCCAGGGGAGGCGGGGGAGGCACAGGGCCCCTGTGTGGCGCAAGAGGAGGGCACAGAGGTGGtctctgaggagcagcagcagcagaagttgGTGACACTGCACgtggcagagccaggggagaCGCTGGTGCAGGAGGCATATGaggaggcagctctgggtggctcagagctgcagcagatcACCATCCCCTTCGGTGGGACAACAGAGTACAGCATCATCACCCCCATCAGTGAGGAGatcccagcccccagcacacTGTACAG tgaggaggagaGCCCCGTGGAGACCTCCCATGCTGTTGTGGTGAGCGAAGCTGTGATGGCTGAGGAGACTCTGAAGGACCACAGCAACCACTACATCATGTCATCTGGTGCCCCAAGGAGCCAGTTCCATCAGGAGGAG CCCCTCAGCGGGGACGTGGTCCTGCCCGTGtctgcagagggacaggagggacagcCCACCAGCATCAAGTGGCCCTTGGTGCAGTGTGTCACCAGGCAGCTCCAGAAGGACTCGTCTTTATCCCCAGCCTCTGAGGGGCAGGAAGTCTCATCCCCAAAGGTCAAGTGGCCTGCACTCCAAGGCGTGGCCAAGAAGCTTTCGTGCAAGGTTTCCACAACCAAGAAGCTCTCATGCAAGATTTCCACAGCCAAAAAGTTTTCCTGCAAGATTTGCACAGCCATGTTCACAGGGAGGGCAGAAATGGAGAGTCACAAGAGAGCCCACATTGGGCCCAGCACTTTCAAATGTCCCGACTGCCCCTTCACCGCAGCGCTCTGGCCGGAGGTCCGG agcCACATGGTCCAGCATGCCAGCCTGCGGCCACACAAATGCAGCCACTGTAGCTTTGCCTCCAAGAACAAGAAGGACCTGCGCAGGCACACACTGACCCACACCAACGAGAAGCCCTTCGCCTGCCAGGTCTGTGGGCAGAG gTTCAACCGTAATGGGCACCTCAAGTTCCACATGCAGCGTTTGCACAGCTCGGAGGTGAAGAGGCCACCAGTGCCTGCGGCTGCTGCCCCCCAGACCATCATTCTGAATAGTGATGAGGACACACTGGCCACTCTGCAGA ctctgcaggctgggcaggcagtgctggctcCTGAGCGGCTTCAGCAGGCCCTGGGGCAGGAGCACATCATTGTGGCACAGGAGCAGAGTGTCACCAGCCAG GAGGAGGCTGCCTACATCCAGGAGATCACGACAGCCGATGGACAGACAGTGCAGCACTTGGTGACCTCTGACAACCAG GTTCAGTACATCATTGCCCAGGATGGCGTCCAGCACTTGCTTCCCCACGAGTACGTTGTTGTCCCAGAGGGACATCACATCCAG GTACAGGATGGTCAGATCACCCACATCCAGTACGAGCAGGGAAGCCAGTtcctcccagagcagcag atcCAATACATGCCCGTCTCACCCGAGCAGCAGCTGGTCAcccaggcacagctggaggcagctgcaCACTCGGCtgtctcag cagtGGCCGATGCTGCCATGGCCCAGGCCCAGGGCGTGTTTACTGCCGAggccacagcagagcagatccAGCATTTGCAGCAGGGAATCCACTACGATGTCATCACACTGGCAGAATAG